The proteins below come from a single Torulaspora delbrueckii CBS 1146 chromosome 5, complete genome genomic window:
- the SRB7 gene encoding Srb7p (similar to Saccharomyces cerevisiae SRB7 (YDR308C); ancestral locus Anc_5.329), translating into MTDRLTQLQICLDQMMEQFCAALNYVDKNHDFEPADETEMKMSDRHATVAPPEEFSNTIDELSTDIILKTRQIIRLIDSLPGVDVSTAEQLHKIDTLQKELVKVEEQKVEAIMRKEKLMKDVSGLIAFFVGGISSSREALAQPTESNEQ; encoded by the coding sequence ATGACTGATAGATTgactcaattgcaaataTGCTTAGATCAAATGATGGAGCAATTCTGTGCTGCGCTGAATTATGTCGATAAGAACCACGATTTTGAGCCAGCGGATGAGACTGAGATGAAGATGTCTGACCGGCACGCTACGGTAGCTCCTCCGGAAGAATTCTCTAATACAATTGATGAGTTGTCTACTGATATCATCCTAAAGACCAGACAGATCATTAGGCTAATAGATTCTCTGCCGGGCGTTGATGTCTCTACGGCAGAACAATTGCATAAGATTGACACGTTACAGAAGGAATTAgtcaaagttgaagagcagAAGGTTGAGGCTATTATGAGAAAAGAGAAACTGATGAAGGATGTGAGCGGACTGATTGCATTTTTTGTCGGTGGTATTTCAAGCTCCAGAGAAGCCCTTGCGCAACCAACTGAATCGAATGAACAGTAA
- the PMT7 gene encoding putative dolichyl-phosphate-mannose--protein mannosyltransferase (similar to Saccharomyces cerevisiae YDR307W; ancestral locus Anc_5.328), which produces MGQMDNKKALECESLPLEKGPYRTYQPVNSYWHNDLGRLKLHDVLVSITITVAFIAYMVRFHASEFTSNPSEAENEILIAIEYYKLGKFRLVALPPFGIQLLSLVPLNKEILRQLSLTFSSLTLAVLYLTLRRVDTYLPFALGCVTAIASLPLYQEESVSVSVDTLQWLLLALSFYSWRTVLCSRIFSKKWFNYMILLSITLGLSASTKFAGTFVCIWIATLAMKGFWSVLGDPKLSVSYLLKYTLFKVLFLGIIPFAIFTSSYALQLGHWSEDSPEFSQYMTPNFKAYLRGPIEQPKFLYYGSIVTLRHVDSLGGYLHSHNHTYLGGSQEQQVTLTQEENDYNNQWIVEPARPKADAELKEVKDFGKIRLRHRATGKLLRASSAKPPVSEQEYTSEISCTGDADYVGDSDELWTAISVGDPLHSPIMPIKSAVKFLNEGHRCTLLSHDTRLPEWAFYQQEVLCVQSPNEARTLFEFETLQLNTTEEIEYSASGCNWNSIVGLKSLLIELIQRQYKWNNYVPGFQHEPNSEKWPFHLFKQRYVNHIWLSSVLYPICFFIYQTLVALIWDIPSTTVSKAQASCNVIYFDFAIECILGWLNLYRPMLAYPFADQRIVTYLPSLILGQLLVWKAMDTWTKTRPWVAVPLCVYVAYTVRP; this is translated from the coding sequence ATGGGCCAGATGGATAACAAGAAAGCTCTCGAATGCGAGAGCCTTCCACTCGAAAAGGGACCTTACAGAACGTACCAACCGGTGAATTCTTACTGGCACAATGACTTGGGAAGACTAAAGTTACACGATGTTCTAGTGTCGATCACTATAACGGTCGCGTTCATAGCATATATGGTTCGTTTTCATGCCTCTGAGTTCACCAGTAATCCAAGTGAAGCAGAAAATGAGATCTTAATTGCCATTGAGTACTATAAGTTGGGCAAGTTTCGCCTAGTGGCTTTACCTCCATTCGGGATTCAATTGTTGTCTCTAGTGCCCTTGAACAAGGAAATTTTACGTCAATTGTCTCTCACTTTCTCATCCTTGACTCTAGCAGTGTTGTACCTTACTCTTAGGAGAGTGGACACTTATTTGCCTTTCGCCCTTGGTTGTGTTACCGCCATTGCATCTCTGCCATTATACCAGGAGGAGTCGGTATCCGTTTCTGTTGATACTTTGCAATGGCTACTTTTAGCACTTTCATTCTACTCATGGCGTACCGTTCTATGCTCACGAATATTTTCTAAAAAGTGGTTTAACTACATGATTCTGCTATCGATTACATTAGGGCTTAGTGCATCTACAAAGTTTGCAGGAACTTTTGTATGCATTTGGATTGCTACACTAGCGATGAAAGGATTTTGGAGTGTGCTAGGTGATCCCAAGTTATCAGTGAGCTATTTGTTAAAGTATACACTTTTTAAAGTGTTGTTCCTTGGTATAATCCCATTCGCAATCTTCACCTCATCCTACGCTTTGCAGTTGGGTCATTGGTCAGAGGATTCTCCTGAGTTCTCACAGTACATGACTccaaatttcaaagcttACTTGAGGGGACCCATTGAACAACCAAAATTCTTATACTACGGCTCAATCGTTACGCTACGTCATGTGGACTCGCTAGGCGGGTATTTGCACTCTCACAACCACACCTATCTGGGGGGATCGCAGGAACAACAGGTCACTTTGACGCAGGAAGAAAACGATTATAACAACCAATGGATAGTTGAGCCAGCAAGACCCAAGGCAGACGcggaattgaaagaagtgaAGGATTTCGGTAAAATTAGATTGAGGCATCGTGCTACAGGTAAGCTTTTGCGAGCATCATCTGCTAAACCGCCTGTCTCGGAGCAGGAGTACACTTCAGAGATTTCATGTACCGGTGATGCTGACTATGTCGGCGACTCCGATGAACTTTGGACTGCGATCTCTGTTGGTGATCCACTCCACTCACCAATTATGCCAATAAAATCTGCAGTCAAGTTTTTGAACGAAGGTCATCGCTGTACATTGCTTTCGCATGACACTAGACTGCCTGAATGGGCTTTCTACCAACAGGAAGTTTTGTGTGTACAATCTCCCAACGAAGCTAGAACACTATTCGAATTTGAGACTTTACAATTAAACACTACAGAGGAAATTGAATACAGCGCTTCAGGCTGTAATTGGAACAGTATTGTGGGTTTGAAAAGTCTTTTAATCGAATTAATACAAAGACAATATAAATGGAACAACTACGTACCAGGATTTCAGCATGAACCGAACTCCGAAAAATGGCCCTTTCACCTGTTTAAGCAGAGGTATGTCAATCATATTTGGTTATCCTCTGTATTGTATCCGAtttgtttcttcatctaCCAGACTCTAGTCGCTTTGATATGGGATATTCCAAGCACCACTGTGAGTAAAGCTCAGGCGTCCTGCAATGTCATCTATTTTGACTTTGCAATAGAGTGTATCCTTGGATGGCTAAACCTTTATCGTCCAATGCTTGCCTATCCATTTGCAGATCAAAGAATAGTAACCTACCTACCGAGCTTGATACTTGGCCAGCTACTGGTATGGAAAGCGATGGACACCTGGACTAAGACTCGCCCTTGGGTTGCCGTCCCACTATGCGTTTATGTAGCCTACACGGTACGCCCTTAG